In Desulfovibrio oxyclinae DSM 11498, a single genomic region encodes these proteins:
- a CDS encoding HU family DNA-binding protein, with protein sequence MNKSELIKALAEEKKLHVDESTQIVSAFVDSIKEALVRGDRVEIRGFGSFKIKEYDGYTGRNPKTGDVVEVKPKKLPFFRPGKELKEYIND encoded by the coding sequence ATGAACAAGAGCGAACTGATCAAGGCTCTGGCTGAGGAGAAAAAGCTCCACGTTGACGAGTCCACACAGATCGTAAGCGCCTTCGTAGACTCCATCAAGGAAGCCCTTGTACGCGGCGACCGCGTTGAGATCCGCGGCTTCGGCAGCTTCAAGATCAAGGAATATGACGGCTACACCGGCCGCAATCCAAAGACCGGTGACGTGGTTGAAGTCAAGCCCAAAAAGCTGCCCTTCTTCCGTCCCGGCAAAGAGCTCAAGGAATATATCAACGATTAG
- the dapA gene encoding 4-hydroxy-tetrahydrodipicolinate synthase: protein MQFTGAYTALSTPFVNNEIDEDAYRKFIDWQIEQGIDGLVPCGTTGEAATMTHEEQGRIIRICVEQAKGRVPVIAGAGSNSTKEAVELTRLAKDAGADGALLITPYYNKPTPNGLVQHFRAIAKDASMPIIVYNVPGRTGLNCTPETLKRIKDAVPEVVGVKEASADLKQCAEVIENCGKDFQMLSGDDFTTLPLLAAGGCGAISVVSNIMPAEMAGMCKAFRERDMETALDLSLKLAPVCRAMFLETNPIPVKTSLHKMGLFPNLEFRLPMVPLEPENDPKLEDMLKEAGLL from the coding sequence ATGCAATTTACAGGCGCATACACCGCCCTATCCACCCCTTTCGTCAACAACGAGATTGATGAAGATGCATACCGCAAATTCATCGACTGGCAGATAGAACAGGGCATTGACGGCCTTGTTCCCTGCGGAACCACCGGCGAAGCGGCCACCATGACCCACGAGGAGCAGGGCCGCATCATTCGCATCTGCGTGGAGCAGGCCAAAGGCCGCGTTCCGGTCATCGCCGGAGCTGGCTCCAACAGCACCAAGGAGGCCGTGGAACTGACGCGGCTTGCCAAGGACGCCGGGGCCGACGGCGCGCTGCTGATCACCCCCTATTACAACAAGCCTACTCCCAACGGTCTGGTGCAACATTTCCGGGCCATCGCCAAAGATGCGTCCATGCCCATCATTGTTTACAACGTGCCAGGCCGCACCGGGCTGAACTGTACGCCTGAAACGCTCAAACGCATCAAGGACGCCGTACCCGAAGTTGTGGGCGTCAAGGAAGCCTCAGCCGATCTGAAGCAATGTGCCGAAGTCATTGAAAACTGCGGCAAGGACTTCCAGATGTTGTCCGGTGACGATTTCACCACCCTGCCCCTGCTGGCAGCTGGTGGTTGTGGAGCCATTTCAGTTGTCTCCAACATCATGCCAGCTGAAATGGCAGGCATGTGCAAGGCGTTCCGCGAACGCGACATGGAAACCGCGCTGGACCTGAGCCTGAAGCTGGCTCCCGTCTGCCGGGCCATGTTCCTGGAGACGAACCCGATCCCGGTCAAAACCTCGCTGCACAAGATGGGCCTTTTCCCGAATCTTGAATTCAGGCTGCCCATGGTTCCGCTGGAACCCGAGAATGACCCCAAGCTGGAAGACATGCTGAAAGAAGCCGGTCTGCTCTAG
- a CDS encoding UshA-like (seleno)protein family 2 has protein sequence MGGLARRAAYLLDKNNDSPRIVVGGAYEFTHKVGDDPGASTLGALAQAYDFMNYDVSLLADEEQQMLNDAGIEPPAPWKTADEQPVSIIRTSGYTVGFLRFPALPEDTDIPDAMLVEQVTRLVAKTRPEVDLLVGLSSWGAYGEKAYLDQRPDEVPDILLGGGRGMSFVKRFASGDRVLWSRPYPRGKTVTRVSIGQLPEGEDFEWSNDTVSVGSILLDDSIYEHPDVRGIFEKADTK, from the coding sequence TTGGGCGGGCTGGCCCGGAGGGCTGCCTATCTTCTTGACAAGAACAACGACTCACCGCGAATTGTCGTGGGCGGGGCGTATGAGTTCACTCACAAGGTCGGAGACGACCCCGGTGCGTCCACTCTGGGTGCACTTGCGCAAGCTTACGATTTCATGAATTATGACGTTTCGCTGCTTGCCGATGAGGAACAACAGATGCTGAATGACGCCGGGATCGAACCTCCGGCGCCGTGGAAGACTGCCGATGAGCAGCCCGTCAGCATCATCCGCACCTCTGGCTATACGGTCGGCTTTCTGCGTTTCCCAGCTCTGCCCGAGGATACCGACATCCCGGATGCAATGCTGGTGGAACAGGTAACCCGGCTTGTCGCCAAAACTCGGCCCGAAGTTGATCTGCTGGTGGGTCTGAGCTCCTGGGGAGCTTATGGAGAAAAGGCCTACCTGGATCAACGGCCTGATGAGGTGCCCGACATTCTTCTCGGCGGCGGTCGTGGCATGAGCTTCGTCAAGCGTTTCGCATCTGGGGATCGGGTTCTCTGGTCAAGACCCTATCCTCGCGGGAAAACGGTCACCCGCGTCTCCATCGGGCAATTGCCCGAAGGAGAAGACTTCGAATGGAGCAACGATACTGTTTCGGTAGGCTCGATCCTGCTTGACGACTCGATCTACGAGCATCCCGATGTCCGCGGGATATTCGAAAAAGCGGACACCAAGTAA
- a CDS encoding GGDEF domain-containing protein yields the protein MPNNDPLKPNESALLREMNELQQELCNRANEHCAGTEDDSALWVCRLFPGVDFKDWEELTSKNPLEEWLTLPLDGSAVPNVRLVQRNLAKLSYETRHDPLTNLANRRAFDRMLDVEIERSRRNGTPLSLALLDLDNFKKVNDSMGHPTGDRVLSEIGAILSKAVRRYDLAARFGGEEFALVLPGTGLVKAKRVLERILLAVRSATFTSDEGSEFSVTISAGLTCYKGTRDMSVKKIVGTADEALYAAKDAGKDRVEVVRLPEMDSVPRESLVQANEKQFLFGK from the coding sequence ATGCCGAACAATGATCCGCTCAAGCCCAACGAGTCCGCCCTGCTGCGTGAGATGAACGAGTTGCAGCAGGAGCTGTGCAACCGGGCCAACGAACACTGCGCGGGCACCGAGGATGACTCGGCCCTGTGGGTCTGCCGCCTCTTTCCCGGCGTGGATTTCAAGGACTGGGAAGAACTCACGTCCAAAAATCCTCTTGAGGAATGGCTCACGCTTCCGCTGGACGGTTCGGCCGTGCCCAACGTGAGGTTGGTTCAGCGCAATCTGGCCAAGCTGTCCTATGAGACGAGACATGATCCGCTCACGAACCTCGCCAACAGGCGCGCCTTCGATCGGATGCTTGACGTCGAGATTGAACGCTCCCGCCGCAACGGCACGCCCCTGAGCCTTGCCCTGCTCGATCTGGACAACTTCAAGAAGGTCAACGACTCCATGGGCCATCCCACGGGCGACCGTGTGCTCTCCGAGATCGGCGCAATCCTCAGCAAGGCGGTACGCCGCTACGATCTGGCTGCCCGCTTCGGCGGCGAAGAGTTCGCGCTCGTGCTTCCGGGGACGGGGCTGGTCAAGGCCAAACGGGTGCTGGAAAGGATTCTGCTTGCTGTCCGCTCCGCCACTTTCACCAGCGACGAGGGAAGTGAATTCTCGGTAACCATCTCCGCCGGTTTGACCTGCTACAAGGGCACGCGTGACATGTCGGTCAAGAAGATCGTCGGCACGGCGGACGAGGCACTCTATGCTGCCAAGGATGCCGGCAAGGACCGTGTGGAAGTGGTTCGGCTGCCAGAGATGGACAGCGTGCCCCGCGAGTCGCTGGTTCAGGCCAATGAAAAGCAATTTCTCTTCGGAAAATAG
- a CDS encoding MinD/ParA family protein, translating to MNNDNSTLSLSILSGKGGVGKTNIVLNLGYALIEAGYSSMLMDCDLGLANLDVLLGLSPERNLQDLLQSDMSPSEVAVPIEEGLDILPATSGVPELVEMDEDMQDVLFGKLVTLAGQYDFLMLDLGAGINHTAMAFASITQLRLVVVTPEPTSLTDGYATIKVLNTQHGINDFLLLVNQVSSAKEAQQTHERLAAACKNFLGVELRNLGHIRQDSNVLESVRRQTPFMKFAPDCNAAKDIRSIARKLVRYRSDNIERIAGRHILKEFPV from the coding sequence ATGAACAACGACAACAGCACACTGAGCCTCTCCATTCTCAGCGGTAAGGGCGGCGTGGGCAAGACCAACATCGTCCTGAACCTCGGCTATGCGCTCATCGAGGCCGGATATTCCTCCATGCTCATGGACTGCGACCTCGGCCTTGCCAACCTCGACGTCCTTCTGGGCCTGTCGCCGGAACGAAATCTTCAGGACCTGCTCCAGTCGGACATGTCACCCTCCGAGGTGGCGGTTCCCATTGAGGAAGGACTGGACATCCTGCCCGCCACAAGCGGTGTCCCCGAACTGGTCGAAATGGATGAGGACATGCAGGACGTACTCTTCGGGAAACTGGTCACGCTGGCCGGACAGTATGACTTTCTGATGCTCGACCTCGGCGCCGGCATCAACCATACGGCCATGGCCTTTGCCAGCATAACGCAGCTCAGGCTCGTGGTGGTTACTCCCGAACCGACGTCGCTCACGGACGGTTACGCAACCATCAAGGTGCTCAACACCCAGCATGGAATCAACGACTTTCTCTTGCTGGTCAACCAGGTGAGCTCCGCCAAGGAAGCCCAGCAAACACACGAGCGGCTGGCCGCCGCGTGCAAGAATTTTCTCGGAGTGGAGCTGCGAAATCTCGGACATATCCGTCAGGATTCCAATGTATTGGAGTCTGTCCGACGCCAGACGCCTTTCATGAAATTCGCCCCCGACTGTAACGCCGCCAAGGACATCCGCAGCATAGCCAGAAAGCTTGTCCGGTACCGCTCCGACAACATCGAGCGTATTGCGGGAAGGCACATTCTGAAAGAATTCCCCGTTTAA
- the prfB gene encoding peptide chain release factor 2 (programmed frameshift) — MLEYPEIKSLSAELIEKFDTLWGRLDYRESSDRLKEIEAELSRPGAWDKPESLTPVLREKSQLESRLAMYDELRTAREDLDEWLLLAQEETDEETVQALNESLETFRSSLNTTEMATLFTHPHDKNAAILEIHPGAGGVESQDWAEMLMRMYTRWAERRGFSLELLDLQPGDEAGVKSATLRIEGLYAFGHLRGERGVHRLIRISPFDASGRRHTSFASVDVVPDIEEDVEVDVRDEDLRVDVFRSSGPGGQHVNKTNSAVRITHLPTNIVVQCQNEKSQLRNKQAAMKVLKARLYEIEMKKREEEQQSDYADKTAIAFGNQIRTYTLQPYRLVKDHRSNFEVSNVDDVLDGNLDEIIRSNLIHNHAEQ; from the exons ATGCTTGAATATCCAGAAATAAAGTCCCTTTCCGCAGAACTGATCGAGAAATTCGACACACTCTGGGGGCGGCTT GACTATCGGGAATCCTCCGACAGACTCAAGGAAATAGAAGCGGAACTGTCCCGCCCCGGAGCATGGGACAAGCCCGAAAGCCTTACCCCGGTACTGCGCGAAAAGAGCCAGCTTGAAAGCAGGCTCGCCATGTATGACGAACTCAGAACCGCCCGCGAAGACCTCGACGAATGGCTCCTGCTCGCACAGGAGGAAACCGACGAGGAGACAGTACAGGCGCTCAACGAGTCGCTGGAAACCTTCCGCTCCAGCCTTAACACCACGGAAATGGCGACCCTGTTCACCCATCCCCATGACAAAAACGCGGCCATCCTTGAGATCCACCCCGGCGCAGGCGGCGTGGAATCGCAGGACTGGGCCGAAATGCTCATGCGCATGTACACCCGCTGGGCCGAACGCCGAGGCTTCTCGCTTGAACTACTCGACCTTCAGCCGGGCGACGAGGCAGGCGTGAAAAGCGCCACCCTGCGCATCGAAGGACTTTACGCCTTTGGCCATCTGCGCGGAGAACGCGGCGTACACCGACTGATTCGAATCTCTCCGTTTGACGCCTCTGGACGGCGTCACACCTCATTCGCCTCCGTGGATGTCGTTCCGGACATTGAGGAGGATGTGGAGGTTGACGTGCGCGACGAAGATCTGCGCGTGGACGTCTTCCGTTCATCGGGCCCAGGCGGACAGCACGTCAACAAGACGAACTCCGCCGTGCGCATCACCCACCTGCCCACCAACATCGTGGTGCAGTGCCAGAACGAAAAGTCGCAGCTGCGCAATAAACAGGCGGCCATGAAGGTCCTCAAGGCCCGCCTTTACGAAATCGAGATGAAGAAGCGCGAGGAAGAGCAACAGTCGGACTACGCCGACAAGACCGCCATCGCCTTTGGAAATCAGATTCGTACCTACACGCTCCAGCCCTACAGGCTGGTCAAGGATCACCGCTCCAATTTCGAGGTAAGCAACGTCGATGACGTGCTCGACGGCAACCTGGATGAAATCATCCGAAGCAACCTGATCCACAATCATGCCGAACAATGA